In Halopelagius inordinatus, a single genomic region encodes these proteins:
- the dnaG gene encoding DNA primase DnaG, producing the protein MDDTAKYLIHAAITADGVVERSDVVGAIFGQTEGLLGDELDLRDLQQSSKVGRIDVQIESENGQSFGRITIATSLDKVETAILAASLETITRVGPCQADARVTDIEDVREAKRREVVERAKELLTESFDDTVMTSTEILEEVRESVRVEDITEYEGFPAGPRVVDSDAIIVVEGRADVLTLLKYGIKNAIAVEGTNVPSEVAELTQDRTVTAFLDGDRGGELILRELSQVGDVDYVAFAPEGKSVEDLPRDEVMSVLRNKLAFEMLPEEGSLRDAAGPESAADAGGGETDPLQESPTTEAATPSPETGPDDGRGDESTPTDGSVTEESADVTVDATDANASNSAAVVATAASNASASAGGESADASSDAETVGTADGAARNGTASTESDHAADAADSADEDPEQEREESLPSSLRDHVRAVVGESTESVRLLDEEFSTMTEAPAEDAFDAVESAETAPYAIVLDDELSQRVLDVAAQRGVSHAVAASTGEYVKRPVGVRILAASDLLATVE; encoded by the coding sequence ATGGACGATACAGCAAAATATCTCATACACGCCGCCATCACCGCAGACGGCGTCGTCGAACGGTCGGACGTCGTCGGCGCCATCTTCGGGCAGACCGAAGGTCTGCTCGGAGACGAACTCGACCTCCGCGACCTCCAACAGTCGTCGAAAGTCGGTCGGATAGACGTACAGATAGAAAGCGAGAACGGACAGTCGTTCGGGCGAATCACGATAGCGACCAGTCTCGACAAAGTCGAGACGGCCATCCTCGCCGCATCGCTCGAAACCATCACGCGAGTCGGTCCCTGTCAGGCGGACGCCAGAGTCACAGACATCGAAGACGTGCGCGAAGCGAAACGCCGCGAAGTCGTCGAACGCGCGAAGGAACTGCTGACTGAGTCGTTCGACGACACCGTCATGACCTCGACGGAGATACTCGAAGAGGTCAGAGAGAGCGTCCGCGTCGAGGATATCACCGAGTACGAGGGGTTCCCGGCCGGGCCGCGCGTCGTCGACTCCGACGCGATAATCGTCGTCGAAGGGCGCGCGGACGTTCTGACCCTGCTGAAGTACGGCATCAAAAACGCCATCGCCGTCGAGGGGACGAACGTCCCCTCCGAGGTGGCGGAACTCACGCAGGACCGGACGGTCACCGCCTTCCTCGACGGTGACCGCGGCGGAGAACTCATCCTGCGGGAACTGTCGCAGGTGGGCGACGTAGACTACGTCGCGTTCGCCCCGGAGGGCAAGTCCGTCGAGGACCTCCCCCGAGACGAGGTGATGTCCGTCCTCCGAAACAAGCTAGCGTTCGAGATGCTGCCCGAAGAGGGGAGTCTCAGAGACGCCGCCGGACCGGAATCCGCGGCGGACGCCGGAGGTGGGGAGACGGACCCTCTTCAGGAGTCGCCGACGACTGAGGCGGCGACTCCCTCCCCCGAGACGGGGCCAGACGACGGACGCGGCGACGAATCGACGCCCACCGACGGGTCGGTCACAGAGGAGAGCGCCGACGTGACGGTGGACGCCACCGACGCGAACGCCTCGAACTCTGCGGCCGTCGTGGCGACGGCCGCGAGCAACGCGTCGGCGTCCGCCGGAGGCGAGTCCGCAGACGCCTCGTCGGACGCCGAAACCGTCGGAACCGCCGACGGGGCCGCACGGAACGGGACGGCTTCGACGGAATCGGACCACGCCGCCGACGCCGCCGACTCGGCCGACGAAGACCCAGAACAAGAACGGGAGGAGTCGCTCCCCTCGTCGTTGCGCGACCACGTCCGAGCGGTCGTCGGCGAGTCCACCGAGTCGGTCCGCCTCCTCGACGAGGAGTTTTCGACGATGACCGAAGCGCCCGCCGAGGACGCGTTCGACGCGGTAGAGAGCGCGGAGACGGCACCCTACGCCATCGTCCTCGACGACGAACTCTCCCAACGGGTCCTCGACGTGGCCGCCCAACGCGGCGTCAGTCACGCCGTCGCCGCCTCCACCGGGGAGTACGTGAAACGACCCGTCGGAGTTCGGATTCTCGCCGCGTCGGACCTCTTGGCGACCGTCGAGTGA